A window of Candidatus Purcelliella pentastirinorum contains these coding sequences:
- a CDS encoding HIT domain-containing protein, whose protein sequence is MNNIFNKIINHKIKSNILYQDNIVTAFKDINPKAPIHILIVSNKLIPTINELKNEKDKMIIGHMIIIAVKLAKKQKIEKSGYRLIINCNKNAGQEIYHLHIHLLGGKKLGKIIN, encoded by the coding sequence ATGAATAATATTTTTAATAAAATAATTAATCATAAAATTAAATCTAATATTTTATATCAAGATAATATAGTAACGGCATTTAAAGATATAAATCCTAAAGCACCAATACATATATTAATTGTATCAAATAAATTAATACCAACAATAAACGAATTAAAAAATGAAAAAGATAAAATGATAATAGGACATATGATAATTATAGCTGTAAAATTAGCAAAAAAACAAAAAATAGAAAAAAGCGGATATAGATTAATAATAAATTGTAATAAAAATGCAGGACAAGAAATATACCATTTACATATACATCTACTTGGAGGAAAAAAATTAGGAAAAATTATAAATTAA
- the ydiK gene encoding AI-2E family transporter YdiK: MDIMKDIVYFKKMFFSFIFIVILFILFFLIINPFILSFTWASVIVISTWPILLFIERLLWNKRFLAVFIMLFFLLLSLVIPIVILLSSLIDNIYPLINKFKHNHINLPKLFWFIRIPSIGEKLFINYDKFISSDNILIFNKLHPYLGKLVEFLVFQAKQFTTLLLNIISTLIFVIFLYFKGDKLSKSIRKFICDFFLDQGLVIFDFIGKSVRFIVLGVLLTALIQGILSGIGLLFSNMPYTGFLTLLAILFSLLQIGSLPILIISIIFLYLEGDVFHGSILFIWSILVAILDGILRFILIRISYDIPFLLIIFGIFGGFLSFGIIGVFIGPVILDILYRSINLFIYGD, translated from the coding sequence ATGGATATAATGAAGGATATTGTTTATTTTAAAAAAATGTTTTTTTCTTTTATTTTTATTGTTATTTTATTTATTTTATTTTTTTTAATTATTAATCCGTTTATACTATCTTTTACTTGGGCTAGTGTTATTGTTATTTCTACTTGGCCTATATTATTATTTATTGAACGTTTACTATGGAATAAACGTTTTTTAGCTGTTTTTATTATGTTGTTTTTTTTATTATTGTCATTAGTTATTCCTATAGTTATTTTATTAAGTAGTTTAATAGATAATATATATCCATTAATTAATAAATTTAAACATAATCATATAAATTTACCTAAATTATTTTGGTTTATTAGGATACCTTCAATTGGAGAAAAATTATTTATCAATTACGATAAATTTATTTCCAGTGATAATATATTAATCTTTAATAAATTACATCCTTACTTGGGTAAATTAGTAGAATTTCTTGTATTTCAAGCTAAACAATTTACTACTTTATTATTAAATATAATTTCAACTTTAATATTTGTTATTTTTTTATATTTCAAAGGAGATAAGTTATCTAAAAGTATAAGAAAGTTTATTTGTGATTTTTTTTTAGATCAAGGATTGGTTATTTTTGATTTTATAGGAAAATCAGTAAGATTCATTGTTTTAGGTGTTTTATTAACAGCTTTGATTCAAGGCATATTATCTGGTATTGGATTGCTTTTTTCTAACATGCCATATACTGGTTTTTTGACTTTATTAGCTATTTTATTTTCTTTATTGCAAATAGGATCATTACCTATATTAATTATATCTATTATATTCTTATATTTAGAGGGTGATGTTTTTCATGGTAGTATTCTTTTTATTTGGAGTATTTTAGTAGCTATTTTAGATGGAATACTTAGATTTATTTTGATTAGAATTAGTTATGATATACCATTTTTATTAATTATTTTTGGAATATTTGGTGGTTTTTTATCTTTTGGTATTATTGGTGTTTTTATTGGTCCAGTAATTTTAGATATTTTATATCGTTCAATAAATTTATTTATTTATGGTGATTGA